A part of Verrucomicrobiales bacterium genomic DNA contains:
- a CDS encoding type II toxin-antitoxin system ParD family antitoxin — protein MNIALTKHFEELIARLVASGRYNNSSEVVRAGLRILDAEEKSLAAGSFPPGSLRHLYSKADNRAERRTAKASTLKVEAE, from the coding sequence ATGAACATCGCGTTGACCAAGCACTTTGAAGAACTGATCGCGCGCCTGGTTGCCAGCGGGCGCTACAACAACTCCAGCGAAGTCGTCCGTGCCGGCCTGCGGATTCTGGACGCCGAGGAAAAGTCCCTGGCGGCGGGTTCTTTTCCGCCCGGCTCGTTGCGCCATCTCTACTCCAAGGCCGACAACCGGGCTGAACGTCGCACGGCCAAGGCTTCCACCTTGAAGGTCGAGGCCGAATGA
- a CDS encoding type II toxin-antitoxin system PemK/MazF family toxin has product MKQWDIWTCDFAEAGPHPAIIVSHPDRVARAPLVNVLIGTSQKASRLARENEVMLNGADGLDWETLVKCDLMYLVEKERLYRRRGSVGAVRRRALVQRVNACFGFTLV; this is encoded by the coding sequence ATGAAACAGTGGGACATCTGGACGTGCGACTTCGCCGAAGCCGGACCGCACCCGGCGATCATCGTCAGCCATCCGGACCGCGTCGCCCGCGCGCCGCTGGTCAATGTGCTGATTGGTACCAGCCAGAAGGCGAGCCGTTTGGCGCGCGAGAACGAAGTGATGCTCAACGGCGCGGATGGCCTCGATTGGGAGACGCTGGTGAAGTGCGACCTGATGTATCTGGTGGAGAAGGAGCGGTTGTATCGCCGGCGGGGCAGTGTTGGCGCGGTGCGGCGACGCGCCTTGGTCCAGCGCGTCAATGCCTGTTTCGGTTTCACGTTGGTTTGA
- a CDS encoding protein kinase, with protein sequence MNANTDRETEIFEEAVQREGRERAAYLDGACQGDPDLRRRMDELLAAHEAPGETLNTTILAAGGQPGFTPFEPPDESVGQTLGRYKLLERIGEGGCGVVYVAEQTEPVRRRVALKVIKLGMDTQQVVARFEAERQALAMMDHPNIAKVLDAGTTELGRPYFVMELVRGVRITDFCDQANLSTKDRLELFIKVCQAIQHAHQKGIIHRDIKPSNILVTLHDGVPVPKVIDFGIAKATEGKLTDATVYTQLHQFIGTPAYMSPEQAEMSGLDIDTRSDIYSLGVLLYELLAGSPPFDPRELMSQGIDAMRRTIREKEPQRPSTRLATLGGDQLTTAARRRSADTAKLLHQLQGDLDWIVMKCLEKDRQRRYDTANGLAAEIRRYLDNEPVTARPPSTVYRFQKAFRRNKVAFAAATAVTAALLLGVVVSTWQAVRATRAKQRALEAEAHATEQRDKANASEDKALLAQAGESRLRKQAEASELAARQRAYASDMNVARHALAENNLGRALDLLNRQRPQPGQRDLRGWEWRYLWKQTRSDAVFTLCQEPAGVASLAASPDGHWLAVGSHHPFGLKVWDLRTRQELFRLAKNEAYVRAAFSPVEPILAFTGTSYLVDNQQRFTLRLWNYATQGMVAEVPLDNDCLGLAFAQDGRTLVTSTAQGHITLWQVPTGSKLASFPSEQAGGSLTRGFAAAPDLSVAAYALSGGRIRVMDLRSGNELWTTRAAKEFVTTLAFSPDGKTLASGAGYTESEIRLWEVATGKQFGQLDGHGSWVGSLVFWPDGRKLASSSADQSVRIWDVASHRALDVMRGHRLEVWRLTLLPDGKTLVSGGKDGTVNVWDTSVTHARPSRTTLPATQVVNSTFADDSRSILTLNRAGEVTQWAGADYQLATPLLELGEMILTSCFSEDGRRLAAHWTNGTVQIWDLTQRILRHRFTAAPGMVWSRASGQEAFVPGGQKLVTWSAHNNLMHQWDLTSGVDEQSWQAPLAANSFALSPDGRQCLAFGWEGNFVLRNLFERSQRTLDLDFLEPDMGSYSPDGSLFATASSQGFGKVWNTETWQPVATLGGFLKGAHALAFSADGKRLAISGGDHEAVKLWDTESWQDVFTLEADGTGYMGVWFSPDGNSITWGNQSGVVHFWRAPSWEEIAAAEAKEKAEGRQP encoded by the coding sequence ATGAATGCGAATACGGATCGTGAAACGGAAATCTTCGAGGAGGCTGTCCAACGCGAAGGAAGGGAGCGTGCCGCCTATCTCGATGGCGCGTGCCAGGGCGACCCCGATCTGCGGCGGCGTATGGACGAATTGCTGGCGGCGCATGAGGCTCCCGGCGAAACCCTGAACACCACCATTCTCGCGGCAGGTGGCCAGCCAGGATTCACCCCTTTCGAACCACCCGACGAGTCCGTGGGACAGACGCTGGGGCGCTACAAGCTGCTCGAGCGGATTGGCGAAGGTGGGTGCGGCGTGGTGTATGTCGCCGAGCAGACCGAACCGGTGCGGCGACGGGTGGCGCTCAAGGTCATCAAGCTGGGTATGGACACCCAGCAAGTGGTCGCCCGCTTCGAGGCCGAGCGCCAGGCGCTGGCCATGATGGACCATCCCAATATCGCCAAGGTGCTCGATGCCGGCACCACCGAGCTGGGGCGCCCGTACTTCGTCATGGAACTGGTCCGGGGCGTCCGCATCACCGACTTCTGCGACCAGGCCAACCTCAGCACCAAGGACCGGTTGGAACTGTTCATCAAGGTCTGCCAGGCCATCCAGCATGCCCATCAGAAGGGCATCATCCACCGCGACATCAAGCCGTCGAACATCCTGGTCACGCTCCATGACGGAGTGCCCGTGCCCAAGGTCATCGACTTCGGCATCGCCAAGGCCACCGAGGGCAAGCTGACCGACGCCACGGTCTATACCCAGTTACACCAGTTCATCGGCACGCCGGCGTACATGAGTCCGGAGCAGGCGGAGATGAGCGGACTGGACATCGACACGCGCAGCGACATCTACAGCCTGGGAGTGCTGCTCTACGAACTGCTGGCGGGCAGCCCCCCGTTCGATCCCCGGGAGCTGATGTCGCAGGGTATTGATGCGATGCGCCGGACGATCCGCGAGAAGGAACCGCAACGCCCGAGCACGCGTCTGGCGACCCTGGGAGGAGACCAGCTCACCACCGCGGCCCGACGTCGTTCCGCCGACACCGCAAAGCTGCTGCACCAACTCCAGGGTGACCTGGACTGGATCGTGATGAAGTGCCTGGAGAAGGACCGCCAGCGCCGTTACGACACGGCCAACGGGTTGGCGGCGGAGATCCGGCGATATCTGGACAACGAGCCGGTGACGGCGCGCCCGCCGTCTACCGTCTACCGCTTCCAGAAGGCGTTTCGACGGAACAAGGTTGCGTTTGCCGCGGCGACCGCCGTCACCGCTGCCCTGTTGCTGGGAGTGGTCGTCAGCACCTGGCAGGCGGTGCGGGCGACCCGGGCGAAGCAGCGGGCGTTGGAGGCCGAAGCCCACGCCACCGAGCAGCGGGACAAGGCGAACGCCAGTGAAGACAAGGCGCTGCTCGCACAGGCTGGCGAAAGCAGACTGCGCAAGCAGGCGGAGGCTTCCGAACTTGCCGCGCGCCAGCGGGCGTACGCCTCCGACATGAACGTGGCCCGCCACGCCCTTGCCGAAAACAACCTGGGCCGTGCGCTGGACCTGTTGAATCGACAGCGCCCACAACCCGGCCAGAGGGACCTGCGGGGTTGGGAATGGCGTTATCTCTGGAAACAAACCCGCAGCGATGCCGTGTTCACGCTGTGCCAGGAGCCCGCCGGAGTCGCTTCGCTGGCCGCCTCGCCCGACGGGCACTGGTTGGCCGTGGGTTCGCATCATCCATTCGGGCTGAAGGTATGGGATTTGCGGACACGGCAGGAGCTTTTCCGTCTGGCGAAGAACGAAGCCTACGTTCGCGCGGCGTTCTCCCCCGTCGAACCGATACTGGCCTTCACGGGTACGTCCTACCTGGTTGACAACCAGCAACGGTTCACGCTGCGGCTATGGAACTACGCGACGCAAGGGATGGTGGCTGAAGTCCCCCTGGACAACGACTGCCTCGGTCTCGCGTTTGCCCAGGATGGTCGCACCCTGGTGACCTCCACCGCTCAGGGACACATCACGCTCTGGCAGGTACCCACGGGGAGCAAGCTGGCCAGCTTTCCATCGGAACAAGCGGGAGGCAGCCTCACTCGCGGATTCGCCGCGGCACCCGACTTGAGTGTTGCGGCCTATGCGCTGTCCGGAGGACGGATTCGTGTCATGGATCTGCGCAGTGGAAATGAACTCTGGACCACCCGGGCTGCGAAGGAGTTTGTGACCACACTGGCGTTTTCGCCCGACGGCAAAACCCTCGCGTCCGGCGCCGGCTACACGGAATCGGAAATTCGCCTGTGGGAGGTCGCCACCGGAAAACAATTCGGGCAACTGGACGGCCACGGCTCCTGGGTGGGGAGTTTGGTGTTCTGGCCGGATGGCCGGAAACTAGCCTCCAGCAGCGCCGACCAATCCGTTCGCATCTGGGACGTCGCGAGCCATAGGGCGCTCGACGTCATGCGGGGTCACCGGTTGGAGGTGTGGCGTCTCACCCTGTTGCCCGACGGAAAGACGCTGGTGAGCGGAGGCAAGGACGGCACCGTCAACGTATGGGACACCTCGGTCACGCACGCCCGGCCGTCGCGGACCACGCTCCCGGCGACGCAGGTCGTCAACTCGACTTTCGCGGACGACAGCCGTTCGATTCTGACGCTGAACCGGGCCGGCGAGGTGACGCAGTGGGCGGGCGCCGATTATCAACTCGCGACGCCGCTGCTGGAACTAGGGGAGATGATCCTTACGTCCTGCTTTTCCGAGGATGGCCGTCGGCTGGCGGCCCACTGGACGAATGGGACGGTGCAGATTTGGGACCTGACCCAGCGGATCCTGCGGCATCGTTTCACCGCCGCGCCGGGAATGGTCTGGTCGAGGGCGTCGGGCCAGGAGGCATTTGTTCCCGGGGGCCAGAAGCTGGTCACCTGGTCCGCGCACAACAATCTGATGCACCAGTGGGATCTTACCAGTGGCGTGGACGAACAGTCGTGGCAGGCGCCGCTGGCCGCCAATTCGTTCGCGCTTTCACCGGACGGCCGGCAGTGCCTCGCCTTTGGCTGGGAGGGAAACTTCGTGCTTCGCAACCTGTTCGAGAGAAGTCAGCGCACTCTGGACTTGGACTTCCTCGAACCGGACATGGGCAGCTATTCGCCGGATGGGTCCCTTTTCGCCACGGCTAGCAGTCAGGGTTTCGGCAAAGTCTGGAACACTGAGACCTGGCAGCCGGTGGCGACACTGGGCGGCTTTCTCAAGGGCGCCCATGCCCTGGCCTTTTCAGCGGACGGCAAGCGACTGGCCATCAGCGGCGGTGATCACGAAGCGGTGAAACTCTGGGACACGGAAAGCTGGCAGGACGTGTTTACCCTGGAGGCCGATGGCACCGGCTACATGGGCGTTTGGTTTTCTCCCGATGGAAACTCGATCACCTGGGGAAACCAAAGTGGCGTGGTGCACTTCTGGCGAGCGCCGTCCTGGGAGGAAATCGCGGCAGCCGAGGCGAAAGAAAAGGCAGAAGGCAGACAGCCTTGA
- a CDS encoding sigma-70 family RNA polymerase sigma factor — protein sequence MGAALRWTWIRLATALVLDQAPRVPAGISQRIGVMDSSDPKAAEDLLPLVYQELRRMAAQRLAGEQRQHTLQPTALVHEAWLRMCGSEQRQWNDRQHFFASAVEAMRRILVDAARRRLAAKRGGGADRVDADELEMAAPAPDEQLLVVNEALEKFARVDARKAELVKLRYFAGMSFEDAATTLGIAVPTAKQWWAYARAWLRVEMARANQEAQPAARSREQLME from the coding sequence ATGGGAGCGGCGTTGCGGTGGACATGGATCCGCCTCGCCACCGCGCTGGTGTTGGATCAGGCTCCCCGCGTGCCCGCCGGCATTTCCCAGCGAATCGGTGTCATGGATTCCAGCGACCCCAAAGCCGCCGAGGATCTGTTGCCGCTGGTATATCAGGAATTGCGCCGGATGGCGGCACAGCGGCTGGCAGGCGAGCAACGTCAACACACCCTGCAGCCCACCGCCCTGGTCCACGAGGCCTGGCTGAGGATGTGCGGATCGGAACAGCGTCAGTGGAACGATCGGCAGCATTTCTTCGCATCCGCCGTCGAGGCGATGCGCCGGATTCTTGTCGACGCAGCGCGGCGGCGATTGGCTGCGAAACGGGGCGGCGGCGCGGATCGCGTCGATGCGGACGAACTGGAGATGGCCGCCCCGGCACCGGACGAACAACTGCTCGTCGTGAATGAAGCCCTGGAAAAGTTTGCCCGGGTCGACGCCCGGAAGGCCGAACTGGTCAAGTTGCGCTATTTCGCCGGAATGAGTTTCGAGGATGCGGCGACCACGCTCGGCATTGCCGTCCCGACCGCGAAACAATGGTGGGCCTATGCCCGGGCATGGCTGCGCGTGGAGATGGCCCGGGCGAATCAGGAGGCGCAACCGGCCGCAAGGAGCCGCGAGCAGCTCATGGAGTGA